The genomic stretch AGCTTCACGCCCCGCGAATCGCGCAGGAACAGCTTCACCCCCAGCTCGCCTTCGAGCACTGCGATGCGGCTGGAAATCGAGGCCTGGGTGGTGAACAGCTTATCGGCGGTGAGACGAAAACTTTTCAGCCGGGCGACCCAGACAAAGGTTTCGAGGAACTTGAGGTTCATGAGATCAACTTTTTCTTATGTCTTGGCAGGGGTTTTATTAGTTGGACGGGCAGGGCGCCGTCGTCGAAAAATGCGCCAGAGCCCACGATATGCGTCGTAGCGGCTCAGAACAATACCAATAAAAATTACGCGGAGATTCGCCATGAGTGCGCCCGACACGACCGACGCCGTCCAGACCCCGGTCGGCAGCCGCCCCGGTCCCTTTGACTGGTATCGCAACATCAACCAGCAAGAGCGCCGTACCTTCTGGAGCTGCAAGATCGGTTATGGCCTGGATGGCATGGACACCCAGATGCTCAGCTTCGTGGTGCCGACGCTCATCGCGATGTGGGGCATCACCACCGGCGAAGCCGGCTTGATCCACACCAGCACCCTGATCGCCTCGGCCATCGGTGGCTGGGTCGCCGGGATCCTCTCCGACCGCATCGGCCGGGTGCGCACCTTGCAACTCACCGTGCTGTGGTTCGCCTTCTTCACCTTCCTCTGCGGCTTCGCGCAAAACTACGAGCAACTGCTGATCGCCAGGACCCTGATGGGCTTTGGCTTTGGTGGTGAATGGACCGCTGGCGCGGTACTGATCGGCGAAGTGATTCGCGCCAAGGACCGCGGCAAGGCCGTGGGCATGGTGCAATCGGGCTGGGCCCTGGGTTGGGGCCTGACGGCGATCCTCTACGCCGTGCTGTTTTCCCTGCTGCCGCCCGAAGATGCCTGGCGCGCGCTGTTCCTGTTGGGCATCGTGCCCGCCGTGTTTGTGATCTTCGTCCGTCGCCTGGTCAAGGACCCGGAAATCTATCGTGAAGCCAAGGCCCGCCAGGAGCCGAGCAACCCGTCGAAGTTCTACGAGATCTTCGCCCCCGGCATGCTCAGCACCACGATTCGCGCCTCGCTGCTGACCACCGGCGCCCTCGGCGGGTACTACGCAATCACTTCCTGGCTGCCGACTTTCCTGAAAAACGAGCGTGGCTTGAGCGTGCTCGGCACTGGCGGTTACCTGGCCATGGTGATTGTCGGCTCCTACGTCGGCTACGTGATCAGCGCGTATCTGACCGATATTCTGGGGCGCAAGAAGAACTTCATTCTGTTCGCGGTCGGTTCGTTCACCATTGTCCTGCTCTACACCCAGTTGCCGGTCAGCAATGGCGTGATGTTGTGGCTGGGCTTTCCCCTGGGCTTTTTTGCCTCGGGCATCTTCAGCGGCATGGGCGCCTTCCTCACCGAGCTGTTTCCGACTCGCATCCGGGGCTCGGGCCAGGGTTTTTGCTACAACGTCGGCCGCGCTCTGGCGGCGCTGTTCCCGCTGCTGATCGGCCTGCTCAGCCAGACCGTGCCGCTCAGTGTGGGGATTGGGGCGTTCG from Pseudomonas sp. S04 encodes the following:
- a CDS encoding MFS transporter, translated to MSAPDTTDAVQTPVGSRPGPFDWYRNINQQERRTFWSCKIGYGLDGMDTQMLSFVVPTLIAMWGITTGEAGLIHTSTLIASAIGGWVAGILSDRIGRVRTLQLTVLWFAFFTFLCGFAQNYEQLLIARTLMGFGFGGEWTAGAVLIGEVIRAKDRGKAVGMVQSGWALGWGLTAILYAVLFSLLPPEDAWRALFLLGIVPAVFVIFVRRLVKDPEIYREAKARQEPSNPSKFYEIFAPGMLSTTIRASLLTTGALGGYYAITSWLPTFLKNERGLSVLGTGGYLAMVIVGSYVGYVISAYLTDILGRKKNFILFAVGSFTIVLLYTQLPVSNGVMLWLGFPLGFFASGIFSGMGAFLTELFPTRIRGSGQGFCYNVGRALAALFPLLIGLLSQTVPLSVGIGAFAAVSYGVVILAALSLPETRGKQLDAQ